A portion of the Mesobacillus sp. AQ2 genome contains these proteins:
- a CDS encoding NADAR family protein, with the protein MEKREIRKYYRDKSIVFRKTKEDFGGLSNMAGGYLIYLNGIRILSSEALYQACRYPHIPDAQKEIVFQKSPMTAKMKSKKYKENSRPDWDDVRLKVMRWCLRVKLFNNWDKFSTLLLSTEDLPIVEESNKDDFWGAKPVDINLLIGTNALGRLLMELRDEIKTLESNKEYILNPPDIPYFMFYGREIERTIFKMPKELKAIDEKKKADYETIQQLSISDLFEN; encoded by the coding sequence ATGGAAAAACGAGAAATTAGAAAATACTACAGAGATAAATCTATTGTCTTTAGAAAAACTAAAGAAGACTTCGGCGGACTTTCAAATATGGCAGGCGGTTATCTCATTTATTTGAATGGGATTCGTATATTATCTTCAGAAGCTTTATATCAAGCATGTAGGTATCCGCATATTCCTGACGCTCAGAAAGAGATTGTTTTTCAAAAAAGTCCAATGACGGCAAAAATGAAAAGTAAAAAGTATAAAGAGAATAGTAGACCTGACTGGGATGATGTACGTCTAAAAGTTATGCGATGGTGCCTTAGAGTAAAGCTCTTTAATAATTGGGATAAATTCTCTACATTACTGTTGAGTACAGAAGATTTACCTATTGTTGAAGAGTCGAATAAAGATGATTTCTGGGGAGCAAAACCAGTTGATATAAACTTATTAATCGGAACCAATGCGTTAGGACGCCTGTTAATGGAGCTAAGAGATGAGATAAAGACTCTGGAATCTAATAAAGAATATATACTAAACCCCCCTGACATCCCTTATTTCATGTTTTATGGTAGAGAAATTGAAAGAACTATATTTAAAATGCCTAAGGAATTAAAAGCAATTGACGAAAAGAAAAAAGCAGATTATGAAACAATTCAACAACTTTCGATATCAGACTTATTTGAAAATTAG
- a CDS encoding UDP-glucose/GDP-mannose dehydrogenase family protein — MFKIAVAGTGYVGLVAGVCFAEMGHQVICVDIDENKVKLMKSGMSPIYETGLEEMMQKNYSAGRIDYSTDYNSAYKDADVIFIGVGTPEQPDGSANLAYIATVARQIAESVEKDCLVVVKSTVPVGTNDKVEQFINDFLVNDVRVEVASNPEFLAQGSAVHDTLYAERVIIGTESKWAEERLMKIYEPFHLPTVSVNRRSAEMIKYASNDFLALKISYMNDIANLCELVGADIQDVARGMSFDDRIGSKFLNAGIGFGGSCFPKDTKALEYIAKQNGYELKTVKAAIDVNKEQKTMLYKKASKRLITFNGLKVAVLGLTFKPGTDDLREAASLENVPLLLDQGADIYAFDPIGAANFSNVYPQGQYGQGRITYVDSAEEALKDANVCFIFTEWGEVKAVTADAYKELMRTPLVFDGRNIYKVEEMKDAGVEYHSIGRPPATRESVKESKKLVSEVIGS; from the coding sequence ATTTATGAAACTGGTTTAGAAGAGATGATGCAGAAGAATTACTCAGCAGGAAGAATTGATTATTCAACAGATTATAATTCAGCCTACAAGGATGCGGATGTAATATTTATTGGTGTCGGTACTCCAGAACAACCCGATGGATCTGCTAATCTAGCATATATTGCAACTGTTGCAAGGCAGATTGCAGAATCTGTAGAAAAAGATTGTCTTGTTGTTGTAAAATCTACTGTTCCAGTCGGAACAAACGATAAGGTTGAACAATTTATCAATGATTTCTTAGTTAATGACGTAAGAGTGGAAGTAGCATCTAACCCGGAGTTCTTGGCACAAGGGTCTGCAGTCCATGATACTCTCTATGCAGAGAGAGTTATTATCGGTACAGAAAGTAAATGGGCTGAAGAACGCTTAATGAAAATCTATGAGCCATTCCATTTGCCTACTGTTTCAGTTAATAGAAGATCTGCTGAAATGATCAAGTATGCATCGAACGATTTCCTTGCACTTAAAATATCTTACATGAACGACATTGCAAATCTTTGTGAATTAGTAGGTGCGGATATTCAGGATGTAGCAAGAGGCATGAGCTTTGATGACCGTATTGGAAGCAAGTTTTTAAATGCTGGTATTGGATTCGGTGGCTCATGTTTTCCTAAGGATACTAAGGCTCTTGAGTATATTGCCAAACAGAATGGATATGAGCTGAAAACTGTTAAAGCGGCAATTGATGTTAATAAAGAACAAAAAACCATGTTATATAAAAAGGCGAGTAAGAGGCTTATTACTTTCAATGGTCTTAAGGTAGCTGTGCTTGGGTTGACTTTTAAACCTGGAACGGATGATCTAAGGGAAGCTGCATCACTTGAGAATGTTCCTTTGTTATTAGATCAAGGTGCTGATATTTATGCTTTTGATCCAATAGGAGCGGCTAACTTTTCAAATGTTTATCCTCAAGGGCAGTATGGACAAGGTAGAATAACTTATGTAGATAGTGCAGAAGAAGCCTTAAAAGATGCGAATGTATGCTTCATTTTCACTGAGTGGGGAGAAGTTAAAGCTGTAACAGCAGATGCTTACAAAGAACTAATGAGAACTCCTTTAGTATTTGACGGAAGGAATATTTATAAAGTTGAAGAAATGAAAGATGCGGGGGTTGAGTACCATTCGATTGGAAGACCACCTGCTACTCGTGAAAGCGTAAAGGAGTCGAAGAAACTTGTATCAGAAGTCATTGGATCCTAA
- a CDS encoding helix-turn-helix transcriptional regulator, which produces MGVSYGKKQVKINLNRLLSDHGISLRELSRLADIRHATLSELANNKRKSIHFDHIKRISEALNITDIRKIIEIVTIEDEH; this is translated from the coding sequence ATGGGTGTAAGCTATGGCAAAAAACAGGTGAAAATCAATTTGAATAGGCTGCTGAGTGATCATGGAATCTCATTAAGAGAATTATCGAGATTAGCAGACATTCGCCATGCAACACTAAGTGAATTGGCCAACAATAAGAGAAAAAGCATCCATTTTGACCACATCAAACGAATTAGCGAAGCACTGAACATCACAGATATCCGTAAAATCATCGAGATTGTTACCATAGAAGATGAACATTAA
- a CDS encoding GDP-mannose 4,6-dehydratase encodes MYQKSLDPNKVYLITGAAGFIGFYLSKKLLDQGCTVIGIDNVNDYYDVNLKYARLEQLEPYERFTFVKGDISDKDFINGIFEKYKPNIVVNLAAQAGVRYSIENPDVYIQSNVIGFYNILEACRHNPVDHLVYASSSSVYGANKKVPFEETDFVDNPVSLYASTKKSNELMAHTYSHLYKIPATGLRFFTVYGPIGRPDMAYFGFTDKYFAGEPIKIFNNGDFEYDLYRDFTYIDDIVVGIERLITSPPVNTVAHKVYNIGNNSPEKLMTFIETLEKALSNSLGREVQFEKVFEPIKPGDVPATYASTDRLQQAVGFKPETSIEEGLQKFSDWYVEYYKKS; translated from the coding sequence TTGTATCAGAAGTCATTGGATCCTAATAAAGTTTATTTGATTACTGGTGCTGCTGGGTTTATTGGATTTTATCTATCTAAGAAACTATTAGATCAAGGTTGCACAGTAATTGGTATTGATAATGTTAATGATTATTATGATGTTAATTTGAAATATGCTCGATTGGAACAGCTTGAACCATATGAGAGGTTTACGTTTGTTAAGGGTGATATTTCTGATAAAGATTTTATTAATGGAATTTTTGAGAAGTACAAGCCTAATATAGTCGTAAATCTAGCAGCCCAGGCAGGAGTGAGATATTCGATTGAAAATCCAGATGTATATATTCAGAGTAATGTCATTGGTTTTTACAATATTCTTGAGGCATGCAGACACAATCCTGTTGACCATTTAGTCTATGCATCCTCCAGCTCTGTATACGGTGCAAATAAAAAGGTTCCGTTTGAAGAGACTGACTTTGTGGATAATCCCGTGTCACTTTACGCGTCTACTAAAAAATCTAATGAATTGATGGCACATACTTATAGCCATCTATATAAGATTCCAGCAACGGGTCTCCGCTTCTTTACAGTATACGGACCAATTGGAAGACCTGACATGGCTTACTTTGGCTTTACTGATAAGTACTTTGCTGGAGAGCCAATTAAGATTTTCAATAACGGCGATTTTGAATACGACCTTTACCGTGACTTTACCTATATTGATGATATTGTAGTGGGAATTGAGCGACTGATTACCAGTCCACCAGTCAATACCGTTGCCCACAAGGTTTATAACATCGGTAATAACAGCCCAGAGAAACTGATGACCTTTATTGAAACATTGGAGAAGGCATTGAGCAATTCACTGGGAAGAGAAGTTCAGTTTGAGAAAGTCTTTGAACCAATCAAACCAGGAGATGTACCGGCGACTTATGCATCGACAGATCGACTGCAGCAGGCGGTTGGGTTTAAGCCTGAGACTTCAATTGAAGAAGGACTGCAAAAGTTTTCGGATTGGTATGTGGAGTATTATAAGAAAAGTTAA